In the genome of Gemmatimonas sp., one region contains:
- a CDS encoding efflux RND transporter permease subunit, with translation MLNRLIGWALANRVIVLATSVVLLLGGAWTAWRMPVDVFPDLTAPTVTVLTEAHGMAPEEVEALVSFPIETSVNGATGVRRVRSSTAQGISVVWVEFDWGTDIFRARQIVAEKLQTVAAALPVGISAPVLAPVSSVMGEILMIGLTGTQSPTELRTLADWTIRRRLLAVPGVAQVIPIGGAVKQYQVLADPARMMQAGVSLEQVVRAARGSNANASGGVYMDRGQEYVIRGIGRVQSVADIASTVVAVRGGTPITLGQVADVTVGTAPRFGDGSVNAEPGVVLAVQKQPGANTLELTARIERELAALQPTLPVGMKVHTELFRQASFIRVAVDNVLKALRDGAVLVVIVLFLFLWNLRATAISVIAIPLSLVVAIFAMKLLGISINTMTLGGMAIAIGALVDDAIIDVENVFRRLRENHHRPPAEQRSALRVVYDASKEIRASIVNATLIIIVVFLPLFFLGGVEGRLLRPLGFAYVVSILASLLVAVTVTPVLCAYLLPNSKAVQREEESGVVTWLKGRYANVLSAVLSHPKRVLAGAVLAFALSIGAIPMLGSAFLPEFNEGALTVSVVTVPGTSLDESNAIGLRVEQILRTKPAVINTDRRQGRAELDEHAQGVNAAEIDVTLRDDADKERLFEELRNEFTAIPGTNVTIGQPIGHRIDHMLSGTRANIAVKLFGTDLHQLRQTGTQIRDVMAGVPGVADLQLEQQSDVPQLRIRADRAALGRYGMSVGQLAEAIDVALNGETVSQVLEEGRSVDLVVRYPEAYRLNAEAIAAVSFDTPTGQHVPLSQLAAVTVDRGPNTISRENVQRKIVVQANVAGRDLGSTVADIERAVREKVTLPPGYFVEYGGQFEAQAEATRTLAVLSLLSVAAIFLLLFGEFGSARTASLVMANLPLALIGGVVAVMLTGRVVSIASLVGFVTLFGIATRNGILLVAHYQQLLAEGVPFAEAITRGSLERLSPILMTALTAGLALIPLAFGGGEPGNELQTPMAIVILGGLLSATVLNMIVLPALYWLYGSREVRAAEVVA, from the coding sequence ATGCTGAATCGCTTGATCGGATGGGCGCTGGCCAACCGTGTCATCGTGCTGGCGACATCGGTGGTGCTGCTGTTGGGGGGGGCGTGGACCGCCTGGCGCATGCCGGTGGACGTGTTCCCCGACCTCACGGCCCCGACGGTGACGGTACTCACCGAAGCCCACGGCATGGCCCCCGAGGAGGTGGAGGCGCTCGTGTCCTTCCCCATCGAGACCTCGGTGAATGGCGCCACCGGTGTGCGTCGCGTGCGGTCTTCCACGGCCCAAGGCATCTCCGTCGTGTGGGTGGAGTTCGACTGGGGCACCGACATCTTCCGCGCCCGTCAGATTGTCGCCGAGAAGTTGCAGACCGTCGCGGCGGCACTGCCCGTAGGCATCTCGGCGCCGGTGCTCGCCCCCGTGTCGAGCGTGATGGGGGAGATCCTGATGATCGGCCTCACGGGGACCCAGTCGCCCACGGAACTGCGCACGCTGGCCGATTGGACCATTCGCCGTCGCCTGCTCGCGGTGCCGGGAGTCGCGCAGGTGATTCCCATTGGCGGCGCCGTGAAGCAGTACCAGGTGCTCGCCGATCCGGCGCGCATGATGCAGGCAGGTGTGTCGCTCGAGCAGGTGGTACGGGCGGCGCGCGGCTCGAACGCCAACGCGTCCGGCGGCGTGTACATGGACCGTGGTCAGGAGTACGTGATCCGCGGTATTGGGCGGGTACAGTCGGTAGCCGACATTGCCAGTACGGTGGTGGCGGTGCGCGGCGGGACGCCGATTACGCTGGGACAGGTGGCCGACGTCACGGTGGGCACGGCCCCCAGATTCGGTGACGGTAGTGTGAACGCAGAGCCGGGGGTGGTACTGGCCGTGCAGAAACAGCCGGGCGCCAATACGCTCGAGCTCACCGCGCGCATCGAGCGCGAACTCGCCGCACTTCAGCCAACGCTGCCCGTCGGCATGAAGGTGCACACGGAGCTCTTTCGGCAGGCGAGCTTCATTCGCGTGGCCGTGGACAATGTGCTCAAGGCGCTCCGTGACGGAGCGGTGCTCGTGGTGATCGTGCTCTTCCTGTTCCTCTGGAATCTCCGCGCGACGGCCATCTCCGTCATCGCCATCCCGCTGTCGCTCGTGGTGGCCATCTTCGCCATGAAGCTGCTGGGTATCAGCATCAATACCATGACCCTGGGTGGCATGGCCATCGCCATTGGCGCGCTGGTGGACGACGCGATCATCGATGTGGAGAACGTCTTCCGCCGCCTCAGGGAGAACCACCACCGGCCGCCGGCCGAGCAGCGTTCGGCGCTGCGTGTGGTGTACGACGCGTCGAAAGAGATTCGGGCGAGCATCGTGAATGCCACACTCATCATCATCGTGGTGTTCCTCCCGCTCTTCTTCCTCGGCGGGGTCGAAGGGCGTCTGCTGCGTCCCCTGGGCTTCGCCTACGTGGTGTCCATTCTTGCCTCGCTTCTGGTGGCGGTGACGGTCACACCGGTGCTGTGTGCGTATCTGCTCCCCAACTCGAAGGCAGTGCAGCGTGAGGAGGAGAGCGGCGTGGTGACGTGGCTCAAGGGGCGTTACGCCAACGTGCTGTCAGCCGTGCTGTCGCACCCGAAGCGCGTGCTCGCCGGGGCCGTTCTCGCATTCGCGTTGAGCATCGGGGCGATACCCATGCTGGGATCGGCGTTTCTGCCGGAGTTCAACGAAGGCGCGCTCACCGTGTCGGTCGTGACGGTGCCCGGGACCTCGCTCGATGAGTCAAACGCCATCGGACTGCGGGTGGAGCAGATCCTCAGGACGAAACCGGCGGTCATCAACACGGACCGTCGGCAGGGGCGCGCCGAACTCGATGAGCATGCGCAGGGCGTCAATGCCGCCGAGATCGACGTGACGCTCCGCGATGACGCCGACAAGGAGCGGCTGTTCGAGGAGCTGCGCAATGAGTTCACGGCCATCCCTGGCACGAACGTCACCATCGGTCAACCCATCGGCCACCGTATCGACCATATGTTGTCCGGCACGCGCGCCAATATCGCGGTGAAGCTGTTCGGAACCGATCTCCATCAGCTGCGGCAGACTGGTACCCAGATTCGCGACGTGATGGCGGGCGTGCCCGGGGTGGCCGATCTGCAGCTCGAACAGCAGTCGGACGTACCGCAGCTCCGCATCAGGGCCGACCGTGCGGCACTCGGGCGCTACGGCATGAGTGTGGGGCAGCTTGCCGAGGCCATCGATGTGGCGCTCAACGGGGAGACGGTGTCGCAGGTGCTCGAGGAAGGACGCAGTGTGGACCTCGTGGTACGTTATCCGGAAGCGTACCGCCTCAATGCCGAGGCCATTGCTGCCGTATCGTTCGATACGCCCACCGGCCAGCACGTTCCGCTGTCGCAGCTCGCGGCGGTGACCGTGGATCGCGGTCCCAACACCATTTCGCGCGAGAATGTGCAGCGGAAGATCGTTGTACAGGCGAACGTGGCGGGACGTGACCTGGGGAGCACCGTTGCCGACATCGAGCGTGCCGTGCGTGAGAAGGTCACGCTGCCACCCGGATACTTCGTGGAGTACGGTGGCCAGTTCGAGGCACAGGCCGAAGCGACGCGTACGCTGGCGGTGCTGTCGCTGCTCTCCGTTGCCGCCATCTTCCTGCTGCTCTTCGGTGAGTTCGGCTCGGCGCGCACCGCCAGCCTGGTCATGGCCAACCTGCCGCTCGCCCTCATCGGGGGGGTGGTCGCGGTGATGCTCACAGGACGTGTGGTAAGCATTGCCTCACTCGTCGGCTTCGTCACGCTCTTCGGGATCGCCACGCGCAACGGCATCCTGCTCGTGGCCCACTACCAGCAGTTGCTCGCGGAGGGGGTGCCGTTCGCGGAAGCGATCACGCGCGGGTCACTCGAGCGGCTTTCGCCGATTCTCATGACGGCGCTCACGGCGGGGCTCGCGCTCATTCCGCTGGCGTTCGGCGGGGGGGAGCCGGGCAACGAACTGCAGACCCCCATGGCCATCGTGATTCTGGGCGGGCTGCTGTCTGCAACGGTGCTCAACATGATCGTGCTCCCCGCGCTGTACTGGCTCTACGGTTCGCGTGAGGTACGGGCGGCGGAGGTGGTCGCGTGA
- a CDS encoding VIT family protein, which yields MPRTVHPERHFTERIGWLRAAVLGANDGIVSTAALLVGVAAAGTARDALLVAGLAGLVAGAMSMAAGEYISVSSQADTERADMARERGELAQDPEGELRELTGIYEARGLDAELARRVAEQLTAHDALSAHARDELGISAVLSARPVQAALASAATFAVGAALPLVVALLSPSGLVIGAVTASSLLSLAALGAVAASAGGAGRWRGAARVTFWSALALGMTALVGRVFGASV from the coding sequence ATGCCGCGCACCGTGCATCCGGAACGTCACTTCACCGAACGCATCGGGTGGCTGCGCGCGGCCGTGCTGGGCGCCAACGACGGCATCGTGTCGACGGCGGCGCTCCTGGTCGGGGTGGCCGCGGCGGGTACGGCGCGCGATGCGCTGCTGGTCGCGGGGCTGGCGGGGTTGGTGGCCGGCGCGATGTCCATGGCTGCCGGCGAGTACATCTCGGTGAGCTCCCAGGCCGACACCGAGCGCGCCGACATGGCGCGTGAACGGGGCGAGCTGGCGCAGGATCCCGAGGGCGAGCTGCGGGAGCTCACGGGGATCTACGAAGCGCGTGGTCTCGACGCCGAGCTGGCACGTCGCGTCGCCGAGCAGCTCACCGCGCACGATGCCCTGTCGGCGCATGCACGCGATGAACTGGGGATCAGTGCGGTGCTGTCGGCCCGCCCGGTACAGGCGGCGCTCGCCTCGGCGGCAACGTTCGCCGTGGGCGCCGCGCTGCCGCTGGTGGTCGCGCTGCTGTCGCCGTCGGGGTTGGTGATCGGCGCGGTAACCGCGAGTTCGCTCCTGTCTCTGGCCGCGCTGGGCGCGGTGGCCGCCAGCGCCGGTGGTGCGGGACGGTGGCGCGGCGCCGCCCGCGTGACCTTCTGGAGCGCCCTCGCGCTCGGCATGACCGCGTTGGTGGGTCGGGTGTTCGGCGCGTCGGTGTAG
- a CDS encoding efflux RND transporter periplasmic adaptor subunit, giving the protein MTGRSLLLTFAVIGAAACSGSTPDNASTEPATDEPAGGAITQWTDSTELFMEHPALIVGAPDKFAVHLTDLTDFAPLRSGRITLTFIPRGGGTPLVVVQDAPRSPGIYGPSPTFTKAGVYDLVIRVESPQALDSLFVPGLTVFANAATAPRDSGGGESGISFLKEQAWKTPGYRSAFATDGALAGTFDAPGRIEPAAGHFAHVSAPIAGFIDASSVANGLAPGVRVARGQTLALLAPSIGEAGSAAYAEARARLREAEDEHARAVRLYAVEAVPQRRVHEAEIRLAAAREALAGYGGGELAAGGRVAVRAPVSGVIADRRVTPGSRVDAGALLFTIVDPSVVWLRVNVPAAQAASVSRTSGVEFRVEGSEQVYAARRVIALGSMIDSVTRSVPLLLEVSNADGTLKVGAAARVSVRTGQREAGVLVPSTAVLDEDGRPIAYVQVEGERFEKRALTLGPSEGGRVLVRSGIRAGERVVTGAAYQVRLASLSTAVPAHGHEH; this is encoded by the coding sequence ATGACCGGCCGTTCTCTTCTCCTGACATTCGCCGTGATCGGTGCGGCCGCGTGCAGTGGATCGACTCCTGACAACGCCTCCACGGAGCCAGCGACCGATGAGCCAGCGGGTGGCGCGATCACGCAGTGGACCGACAGCACGGAATTGTTCATGGAGCATCCCGCGCTGATCGTGGGCGCGCCGGACAAGTTCGCCGTGCACCTTACCGATCTCACGGACTTCGCACCGCTGCGTTCAGGTCGCATCACCCTCACGTTCATCCCGCGCGGTGGCGGTACGCCGCTGGTCGTGGTGCAGGACGCGCCGCGCTCACCCGGCATCTACGGGCCGAGCCCAACATTTACGAAGGCTGGCGTCTACGACCTCGTCATCCGCGTGGAAAGTCCGCAGGCCCTCGATAGTCTCTTTGTGCCGGGACTTACGGTGTTTGCCAACGCGGCGACCGCACCGCGTGACTCCGGCGGCGGCGAGAGTGGCATTTCGTTCCTCAAGGAGCAGGCGTGGAAGACGCCCGGCTATCGCAGTGCGTTCGCCACGGACGGTGCCCTCGCCGGCACGTTCGACGCACCTGGACGCATCGAGCCGGCGGCGGGGCACTTTGCGCACGTGAGCGCCCCGATCGCCGGGTTCATCGACGCGTCGAGTGTCGCGAATGGTCTCGCGCCTGGCGTGCGCGTGGCACGCGGGCAGACGCTGGCGCTGCTTGCGCCCTCCATTGGGGAGGCCGGGAGTGCGGCCTACGCCGAGGCCCGTGCACGGCTGCGCGAGGCCGAAGACGAGCACGCACGCGCCGTGCGGCTGTATGCCGTAGAGGCGGTGCCCCAACGCCGGGTACACGAGGCTGAGATCCGTCTTGCCGCAGCGCGTGAAGCGTTGGCCGGCTACGGTGGCGGCGAACTGGCCGCCGGTGGGCGCGTGGCAGTGCGCGCGCCCGTGTCCGGCGTCATCGCCGACCGACGTGTCACTCCCGGCAGTCGCGTGGATGCCGGCGCCCTGCTGTTCACCATCGTCGATCCCTCCGTGGTGTGGCTGCGGGTCAACGTGCCGGCCGCCCAGGCGGCAAGCGTATCCCGTACGTCGGGCGTGGAGTTCCGGGTGGAAGGATCGGAGCAGGTTTACGCGGCGCGTCGCGTGATCGCCCTGGGCAGCATGATCGACAGTGTGACGCGTTCCGTACCGCTGCTGCTCGAGGTGAGCAATGCCGATGGCACGCTCAAGGTCGGTGCGGCCGCGCGCGTATCGGTGCGCACCGGACAGCGGGAGGCCGGCGTGCTCGTGCCCAGCACGGCAGTCCTCGACGAAGACGGGCGCCCCATCGCGTACGTGCAGGTCGAAGGCGAGCGGTTCGAGAAGCGCGCGCTCACGCTGGGGCCGAGCGAAGGCGGACGTGTCCTGGTGCGGAGCGGCATCCGCGCCGGCGAGCGCGTGGTGACCGGAGCCGCATACCAGGTACGCCTCGCGTCGCTGTCCACGGCCGTGCCCGCGCACGGTCACGAGCATTGA
- a CDS encoding DUF2442 domain-containing protein — MPGFASSAPEVTNISRHGFWLLLGDEELLVRFEDFPWFRHATIDALTRVEWPSPDHLYWPLLDVDLSVRSVRRPADFPLVSRATAGPAAGT, encoded by the coding sequence ATGCCTGGATTCGCCAGTTCGGCGCCTGAGGTCACAAACATCTCCCGGCACGGCTTCTGGCTGCTGCTGGGTGACGAAGAGCTGCTCGTGCGCTTCGAGGACTTCCCGTGGTTCCGACATGCGACCATTGATGCGCTTACGCGCGTCGAATGGCCGAGTCCGGATCACCTGTACTGGCCGCTTCTCGACGTGGACCTCTCCGTCCGCTCAGTCCGACGGCCAGCGGATTTCCCTCTGGTATCGAGGGCAACGGCCGGCCCCGCGGCGGGTACGTAA
- a CDS encoding TonB-dependent receptor plug domain-containing protein, whose amino-acid sequence MPQRHANARQCAALAAALTLVGGAMYAPRPLAAQNAVPMASRTVDARDSLATLRLTVRHDDDPVPGAAIRSLDATDAAGRAVGAQTDAGGGAVVRLPAGDRRLVISRVGYRADTLAVTLRAAQDTSVVVRLESLAEVVETFVVSATRAERRVEDTPLRVEVVDEEEVGEKLAMRPASIQMLLAETGGLRVQTTSPSIGNANVRVQGLRGRYALLLTDGLPLAGDGGGFSLLQTPIDLGRVEVLKGATGLYSGGAGGVINLVSRRPGKESEHTALLNQTSRGGSDALAFFTGPLGDRWGYTLLTGVHRQQRNDLDADGWTDMPGYDRVAVRPRLFYDDGAGRTAFVTAGFTTEDRTGGTMRAGVLPGGASFAEELQLQRGDVGALARWAFTDATTPAALRALRGAIVTVRGSAMEQRHRHRFGEVREHDRHRTAFGEASIAVPRGRATYVAGAAFQQDAYRHRTVDGWNYTFNTPAAFAQVDVDPAAWLSLSSSARVDAHNVYGTFVNPRLSVLLRSLREGALARWTARLSGGTGLYAPTPLVEEVEAVGLTPVVPVAGGVATFIAERARSASFDVGGPLALETGTLEVNATAFASQLANPLQARAANGVTASGASRLALANAPAPTRTWGTELLARLVRPLGDDRDGDEEAPALRVTATYAYLRATECDPDGITGTACARREVPLTPRHAATFVASLEQEGKSRVGLELYYTGRQSLERDVNPYRAQSHPYVLVGLLGERAFTTRAGVARLFVNLENLTNVRQTRIDPLLLPSRGRGGRWSTDAWTELVGFTVNGGVRFGF is encoded by the coding sequence ATGCCTCAACGCCACGCCAACGCCCGCCAATGCGCCGCGCTCGCCGCCGCGCTTACACTGGTGGGCGGTGCCATGTACGCACCGCGCCCGCTCGCGGCGCAAAACGCGGTGCCCATGGCCTCGCGGACCGTCGATGCACGCGATTCCCTGGCCACGCTGCGCCTCACGGTGCGTCACGACGACGACCCGGTGCCCGGCGCCGCGATCCGTTCGCTCGACGCAACCGATGCCGCCGGGCGCGCGGTGGGTGCGCAGACCGATGCGGGAGGTGGCGCCGTGGTGCGTCTGCCGGCGGGGGACCGGCGGCTGGTGATCTCGCGGGTGGGGTACCGCGCCGACACGCTCGCGGTGACGCTGCGCGCGGCGCAGGACACGAGTGTGGTGGTGCGGCTCGAATCGCTCGCCGAGGTGGTGGAGACGTTTGTGGTGAGTGCCACGCGCGCGGAGCGGCGAGTGGAAGACACGCCGCTGCGGGTGGAAGTGGTAGACGAGGAGGAGGTGGGGGAAAAGCTCGCCATGCGCCCCGCGTCCATTCAGATGCTGCTCGCCGAAACGGGTGGGCTGCGCGTGCAGACCACCAGTCCCTCCATTGGGAACGCCAACGTGCGCGTGCAGGGGCTCCGCGGGCGCTACGCGCTGCTGCTGACCGATGGCTTGCCGCTGGCCGGTGACGGCGGCGGCTTCTCACTGCTGCAGACCCCCATCGACCTCGGGCGCGTGGAGGTGCTCAAGGGCGCGACCGGGCTCTACTCGGGGGGCGCGGGCGGCGTGATCAACCTGGTGAGCCGCCGCCCAGGCAAGGAGAGCGAACACACGGCGCTGCTCAACCAGACGTCGCGTGGGGGCAGCGATGCGCTCGCATTCTTCACGGGGCCGCTGGGCGACCGCTGGGGGTATACGCTGCTCACCGGCGTGCACCGGCAGCAGCGCAACGATCTCGATGCCGACGGCTGGACCGACATGCCCGGATACGACCGGGTGGCGGTGCGTCCTCGGCTCTTCTACGACGACGGGGCAGGGCGCACGGCCTTCGTGACGGCCGGATTCACCACCGAGGATCGCACGGGCGGCACCATGCGCGCCGGCGTGCTCCCCGGCGGCGCCAGCTTTGCGGAGGAGCTGCAGCTGCAGCGCGGTGATGTGGGGGCACTGGCGCGGTGGGCGTTCACCGACGCCACGACGCCGGCCGCGCTGCGAGCGCTGCGCGGCGCCATCGTGACCGTGCGCGGGTCGGCGATGGAGCAGCGGCATCGGCACCGCTTTGGCGAGGTGCGCGAGCACGACCGGCATCGCACGGCGTTCGGCGAGGCGTCCATCGCGGTGCCGCGTGGCCGCGCCACGTACGTGGCTGGCGCCGCCTTCCAGCAGGATGCCTACCGCCATCGCACGGTGGACGGGTGGAACTACACCTTCAACACGCCGGCGGCCTTCGCGCAGGTGGACGTCGATCCCGCCGCGTGGCTGTCGCTGTCGTCGAGTGCGCGGGTGGATGCGCACAATGTGTACGGCACGTTCGTGAACCCGCGCCTGTCGGTACTGCTGCGGTCGCTGCGTGAGGGGGCGCTGGCGCGGTGGACGGCGCGCCTCTCCGGCGGCACCGGCCTGTACGCGCCCACCCCGCTGGTGGAGGAGGTGGAGGCGGTGGGACTGACCCCGGTGGTGCCTGTGGCCGGTGGCGTGGCGACATTCATCGCCGAACGGGCGCGCAGTGCGTCGTTCGACGTGGGCGGGCCGCTTGCGCTGGAAACAGGCACCCTAGAGGTGAACGCCACGGCGTTCGCGTCGCAGCTGGCGAACCCGCTGCAGGCGCGCGCGGCCAACGGGGTGACGGCGAGCGGGGCGAGTCGCCTCGCGCTGGCCAACGCGCCCGCTCCCACCCGCACCTGGGGCACCGAGTTGCTCGCGCGGCTGGTGCGGCCGCTCGGTGACGACCGGGACGGTGACGAGGAGGCGCCCGCGCTGCGGGTGACCGCCACGTATGCGTATCTGCGCGCCACGGAGTGCGACCCGGACGGCATCACGGGCACCGCCTGTGCGCGCCGCGAGGTACCGCTTACGCCGCGTCATGCGGCCACGTTCGTGGCGAGTCTCGAGCAGGAGGGCAAGAGTCGCGTCGGCCTCGAGCTGTACTACACCGGCCGGCAATCGCTCGAGCGCGACGTGAACCCGTATCGCGCGCAGAGTCACCCCTACGTGCTGGTGGGGCTGCTGGGGGAGCGCGCGTTCACGACGCGGGCCGGCGTGGCGCGGCTCTTCGTGAACCTCGAGAATCTCACCAACGTGCGGCAGACGCGCATCGATCCGCTGCTGCTGCCGTCGCGGGGGCGCGGTGGTCGCTGGTCGACCGACGCCTGGACGGAGCTGGTGGGGTTCACCGTGAACGGTGGCGTGCGCTTCGGGTTCTGA
- a CDS encoding TolC family protein, whose product MSAPPVSAQDGLPSGARPELLLLREAYAAALRIDPAVRAAKEAAAAASARERQAAALPNPSLAYGREQTSRPGQSNAQDIAQVEWPLDVAGQRSARIAAARFRREAAEARVATAVQALEGDVVQAYVEAMTATQRASLADAAFRTTSEAQRVSDERVRAGDAAMYVGRRLRLEAGRYAARRAEAAALARAARERLALLTGLPAERITVPAVSAGDSSGTAFSALLSTVVSESMVAVMASDVSGDSLVARAHAERADVRTAQREAQAALADARLASRERVPMPALSAGYKGEQIQSGINARGVSLAGFVAGFSLPLPLLDRRAASTAAARATARQSDAEVEGAKRRVAREVLEALNAVRGAEAERALLQPFVGDESRLALRAVQAAFAEGEITLTEWLEAVRAWQETEVTLLTLTTSIALRRVELARAVGLSLFPLTESSR is encoded by the coding sequence GTGAGCGCGCCTCCCGTCTCAGCGCAGGACGGCCTCCCCAGTGGGGCACGTCCGGAGCTCCTGTTGCTGAGGGAGGCCTACGCGGCTGCCCTCAGGATCGATCCCGCGGTTCGCGCCGCCAAAGAGGCTGCGGCTGCGGCGTCTGCTCGTGAACGGCAGGCGGCCGCCTTGCCGAATCCCAGCCTCGCGTACGGCCGTGAGCAAACGTCGCGGCCCGGGCAGTCCAACGCACAGGACATCGCGCAGGTCGAGTGGCCGCTCGACGTGGCGGGGCAGCGCTCTGCGCGCATTGCGGCGGCGCGGTTCCGACGCGAAGCCGCAGAGGCGCGCGTGGCCACGGCAGTGCAGGCGCTGGAGGGAGACGTCGTGCAGGCGTACGTCGAGGCGATGACCGCCACGCAGCGGGCCTCCCTCGCCGACGCGGCGTTTCGTACCACCAGCGAAGCCCAGCGCGTGAGCGACGAACGGGTGCGGGCAGGGGACGCGGCCATGTATGTGGGTCGTCGGCTGCGACTGGAGGCCGGGCGCTACGCGGCGCGTCGTGCCGAGGCCGCTGCCCTGGCGCGTGCGGCGCGCGAACGGCTCGCCCTGCTCACGGGACTCCCCGCCGAACGCATCACGGTGCCAGCAGTGTCGGCCGGCGATTCGTCCGGCACCGCCTTCTCGGCACTGCTTTCAACCGTTGTTAGTGAGTCCATGGTCGCGGTCATGGCATCCGACGTGTCGGGCGACTCGCTCGTCGCGCGGGCGCATGCGGAGCGCGCGGATGTGCGCACGGCGCAGCGTGAAGCGCAGGCGGCGCTCGCGGACGCACGGCTCGCCTCACGCGAGCGCGTGCCCATGCCCGCACTATCGGCCGGCTACAAGGGGGAGCAGATCCAATCGGGCATCAATGCACGTGGCGTGTCGCTCGCCGGCTTCGTGGCCGGCTTCTCACTGCCGCTGCCACTACTCGACCGACGCGCGGCATCGACAGCGGCGGCACGTGCGACCGCACGCCAGAGTGACGCCGAAGTCGAGGGGGCGAAACGCCGAGTGGCGCGCGAAGTGCTCGAGGCGCTGAACGCCGTGCGCGGTGCCGAAGCGGAGCGCGCACTGCTGCAGCCGTTCGTCGGCGATGAGTCGCGCCTCGCGTTGCGCGCGGTGCAGGCAGCGTTCGCCGAAGGCGAGATCACGCTCACGGAGTGGCTCGAGGCGGTGCGTGCCTGGCAGGAGACCGAAGTAACGCTGCTCACTCTTACCACCAGCATCGCGCTGCGCCGCGTCGAACTCGCGCGCGCGGTCGGACTTTCGCTCTTTCCCCTCACCGAATCGTCCCGATGA
- a CDS encoding Uma2 family endonuclease, whose protein sequence is MSATSPRLWSVEEAHALQEQDPSRRYEVVDGELLVSPSPRRSHQRAVVHLLRLLGDFVVSCGVGEVLASPADLFVEGRTSVQPDVFVIPFVNGRPAADAVDIDPILVVEVLSPATARHDRLVKRALYQRKAVEYWIVDLDAQLLERWLPGADRPEVWAEEFLWVPEGLTTPLSIDLPGFFGRVLGPD, encoded by the coding sequence ATGTCCGCAACGTCGCCGCGCCTGTGGTCGGTCGAGGAAGCGCACGCGCTTCAGGAGCAGGACCCTTCTCGCCGATATGAGGTGGTCGACGGCGAACTGCTCGTGAGCCCGTCCCCTCGGCGTTCGCACCAGCGTGCGGTGGTTCACCTGCTTCGACTTCTCGGTGACTTCGTAGTCTCGTGTGGCGTTGGCGAAGTGTTGGCATCGCCGGCCGACCTGTTCGTCGAAGGGCGTACTTCGGTTCAGCCGGATGTCTTCGTCATTCCGTTTGTGAACGGCAGGCCGGCCGCTGACGCGGTAGACATCGATCCGATACTCGTGGTCGAGGTGTTGTCACCAGCGACCGCTCGGCACGACCGTCTGGTCAAGCGGGCGCTGTACCAGCGGAAAGCGGTGGAGTATTGGATCGTAGACCTGGATGCCCAGCTTCTGGAGCGCTGGCTTCCGGGTGCCGACCGCCCGGAGGTCTGGGCCGAGGAGTTCCTGTGGGTCCCGGAGGGGCTGACGACGCCCCTGTCCATCGACCTTCCCGGCTTCTTCGGGCGGGTACTCGGCCCGGACTGA
- a CDS encoding DUF4160 domain-containing protein: MSHPDGEAKFWLTPDVALADAVGLTARQLAEAQDIVERHTGEIRDAWIRQFGA, encoded by the coding sequence GTGTCCCATCCGGATGGCGAAGCAAAATTCTGGCTGACGCCGGATGTGGCACTCGCTGACGCGGTCGGTCTCACCGCTCGGCAACTCGCTGAGGCACAGGACATTGTCGAACGTCACACAGGGGAGATCCGTGATGCCTGGATTCGCCAGTTCGGCGCCTGA
- a CDS encoding HupE/UreJ family protein, whose amino-acid sequence MGALPSVLLAHGVSVGDKGYIQETFGVRLVPFLYLGAKHMVTGYDHILFLCGVIFYLYRVRDIATYVTLFAVGHSSTLILGVLTKISASPFLIDAIIGFSVAYKALDNVGAFQRWFGVQPNPRAATLVFGLFHGFGLATKLLDFEMDPEGLVQNLLAFNVGVEVGQLLALSLVLIAMSYWRRSPSFLRGGFAANMLLLVAGLLLVGYQLTGYFTTQT is encoded by the coding sequence ATGGGGGCGTTGCCGAGTGTGCTGCTGGCGCACGGCGTCTCGGTGGGCGACAAGGGCTACATCCAGGAAACCTTTGGCGTGCGTCTGGTGCCCTTCCTCTATCTGGGCGCCAAGCACATGGTCACCGGATACGATCACATCCTGTTCTTGTGCGGGGTGATCTTCTACCTGTATCGCGTGCGCGACATCGCCACGTACGTCACGCTCTTCGCGGTGGGCCATTCGAGTACGCTCATCCTTGGGGTGCTCACAAAGATCAGCGCCAGTCCCTTTCTGATCGACGCGATCATCGGCTTTTCCGTGGCGTACAAGGCGCTCGACAACGTCGGCGCGTTTCAGAGGTGGTTCGGCGTGCAGCCGAATCCTCGCGCCGCAACGCTGGTGTTCGGCCTGTTCCACGGGTTTGGCCTGGCCACCAAGCTGCTTGACTTCGAGATGGATCCCGAGGGGCTCGTGCAGAACCTGCTCGCGTTCAACGTGGGTGTCGAAGTCGGGCAGTTGCTTGCGCTCTCGCTCGTGCTCATTGCGATGAGTTATTGGCGTCGCTCGCCGTCATTCCTTCGCGGCGGTTTCGCGGCCAACATGCTGTTGCTGGTGGCCGGTCTTCTGCTTGTGGGCTATCAGCTCACGGGCTACTTCACCACCCAAACCTAG